The genomic DNA AATTGGGTTCAACTTGCCAACAGCTTGAACTCTCAATGGCAAAAGCAAAGGTGGCGAATAATTTGGTGATTTGGAAGAATTGTTTTGACTGTTCTTTTTTCTCTCCGGTAGTACCGAAGTTGGAGTTGCCGGAGAACCACAGAAGGACATTTTATCAGAGAAAGATTCAGACTCTGATAAAACTCTACTGAAAGCAGTATTAGAGCCTGGACTTGTTCTTGGCAAAGAAATGTCATCTCTCatttgatcatcttcttcatccatCATAtccaacatcttcttcttccccaaCTTAATCATTTCCTCAAGAATCACCAGCACTAATATTATTCCAATTCAACACCAATCAGGTTTAGGgaaatgatatgatatgatccaaataaaaacaaataaattgtaGATCAGTACAATACCTTCTTTCTCCAACTCGGACAATGTCATTTTGCTGAATGGTGTACCTGTTCCTTTTTTTACCCACCCACATTTATTCATCCACATATCTTCTAGAGCTTTCATTGCACCACAGAACAAAACTAGAGcctgttttattattttgattttgatctgTTAGTGACAGACAAATCAACTAGAACccaaaaaatgatttaaaacaaGATTGTCTAGCTAACCTTGTACATAGTTAATGTTCCATGAAGTTCTGAGATTGAAATGGCAGAAACCACGTTAGGATACAACTCGTGAAGGTCTTTAATAGTATCCATAACCAACTgcaagaagaagacaattttcATTACTATATCTGAATACATactaaagatttttttaatgatataatATGACCTCGGTTACAGATGTAGAAGCGACACAAGGAGGCATATCAATGATGTCTCTGAAATTCAAAGTCTTTTCCCTGATTTTCGTCATTGTAACCAAATTATCAACCTTACTTGAGCTTCTCTTGTGTTTCTTTACGTTGTGTTTGGAAGATTGTGCAGATTTGATATAGCTGGGGTAAGGTGACGAGATTATTGGGTTGGGTGAAGGTGAAGGGGAAGATAAGGCGAATCGTTTTGATGAAGGGACACGTCTCAGTGTCGATTTCTTTCTCGTTTGATTTTTATCTTCCTGTCGGAGATCAATTTCTATCAAGAACACAAAAAAGGGTAAAATTTAAAGATATAAAAAGATAATACCTTGGATGTTTTCCGGCGGAACAAGAGGGGACCAACGCCGCATAAATCTCTCAATGCCATTTTGAGGAAAATGTCTTATATAGGACTTTGTTTGAATTGAAGAATAGGTCGATTGATGAAAATGACGACCACAACCAaagtatttgttttgttttgttaaatcaattaattaaatagtaattGTATGTATTGATTGAAAACCCTGAAAgaatgttaaaacaaattattataatgctTTGGTCGGTGTGGTgcttataatatataatcaatcgCCCAGAaacagaaaagaagagaaaaaatcaaaacttttttcaagaaaaattatatacaaaaagGAAAGATAATAAAGAAAGACGACAGATTCAACTGATCTTTTTGGTCGGAGAGAATAATTGGTGACTAGGGTTTAAGAGGAAATGAGAGCAATCGTGCAGAGCTCAATGCCTCTTTTCCCCAAATCCCATTGTggcttcttcttctcctctggTCCCATCAACGAAAcgaagagggagagagagaaaattaaaaaaattgaagaacaagaagaagaaagagagagaagagggAGAGAGTCAATTTTAGAAagaaattatcataaaaaaataaaaaataaagccgagaaaattagaaaatttggAATAATTAATTATGGGTTAGAAACTAACTCCTCTTCCTAAAAAGAAGGGGAAATTTCTAGTTAATttcatgattaattaattaattaaataattatacttatGTCACTCAATTACTTGTCTCACAAACAAATTTTTGTTGTTTAACTTGGTAttgcattttttattattatctttaaattatgttttttttcttaacatgttaatagttttaattgtatttgtgatgAAACCCTAGCTGGGATGTGTCATGTgtatattgtaattattttttatttgatattgatTATTACAAACAAATGTAAATgattggaagaaattatttagGAATCCCAAGATTAATTAATAACGTTGAATATTAGTTAATACCACCAACAACgtgaaattaaagaaaaaacattattatatatttatatgtataggGGAATAAGGAAGTACGTACATATacaaatgtaattaattaatgaaataatttgaaagatgtacaaatgaaataaatttgagaatatatataaatataattgaagttgtttaaaaaataaatagctatttcaatttttataagtaGTATGTTTTAGAAATCTATGATGTGCTTGTGCTGGCCTATTGATCTCATGATGAtttcttctcctccatcaaTCTCAACCAAGTTCTTCATGACAGCATTCGAAGCATTATTCAGAAACTCTGACCAATTCCTAAATACAACcataatatttaaacaaataattaataaaattatgaattaatattgatttcatgctaataaataatatatttatttacccATCTGTGGAATTGAATGTCAACCCAACGGTATTCTTGGCTTGCTCTATAGCACAACGAAATCTACGCAAATCCTTGGATGAACATCTCCAGTTAACTACGTTATCCTCGTGAACCCTAAGCTCGGATGGTTTAATGTCGCAAAAAATTGGTAGAACCCTTTTGTTGCACTCCATTATCATGGAAAGTTCGTgcaaacaaaaataagaatgaCAATAAGTAGGGGAAAAGACGGCAATCCCTAGCTTGCATTTCCTTATAGCGAATTCTATTTTCTCAAAAAGATTGTCTCCcggtttcatgttcttgttgtCCAAGAACGGGCGTAAACCTAGAAGGGAGAAGTGGTTGTAGAGAAGCCCTACAACTCCCTTCTTTGTGTCCACGCCACGGTGGTTAAGGAAGATGTCTGCGTGATGATGTACCACCGGCGTCGGCAAAGTAGGCCGGAGGATCTTTCTGCAAGCAATAACGGCCGATCGTTGCATGTTGAAGATTGGATTGAATTTGGCTTgagcaaattaattaataagatttgTTGGTTGAATCAAGTTTATAAGAAAATGTAGTAATTGTTTATGATGATCAAGTGATATTTTTATAGTCTTAGAATGAAGTGGCAAGGTGATAGTGGATCAGTCGAAGGAAATGTTAGACATTTGATTATTGACGGATATAATGGGGAAATGAAAGAATGGTTTGGAATTGGAAATAATTGATCCTTCAAATACGggtatttaatttaattttgtatattagaGGATTCGATGTCTTATACCTACACTACATATATACCTCAATATTTATGACTCAGTCCAATTtatgtttcaaatattttaattatattcatcGCAATTATGTTTCTTTTCCATAACTATAATAGATGCATACAAACTTATAAAGAATGAGATTCATTGGGTGTCCGAGTCTTTAACTAGTTGCGGAGAAGTTTAGATTGATACAACTGATATAACATAACTATATATTTGGGATTGCATATTTGGGTTAATATCTCAATTATTCTTTGGTAGACCGTCGAACTTTTAATGATCGTTCATtgcgtatcatttataatattattattattattattatactttctTAGATTCGTTCAATAAGCCAGTAAAATCTGTCGAGAGTAAGTGGTAATCTCGAGCTCCATAACTTATTCAAtactgtttttttatttttttcatgtcatttttttttatatatttaaacattttttttttcatttgtaatATACTAagtacttttatatatattaaataaagtatcctatatatactaatattaaataaagtatCAGATGGTTTATCAAAGAagtaattatttgaaaagaaaactaaaataaaataggaacaataatctaacatccaaagtttattttgtaagaaaattttcatttatttatactCATTTGTTCTTTCTcctcaatatatataacaaagaAATAGATTGATAGtttaacatataataattaatgcatCCTTTGGTTTGTTCAAAGAtccatattttttcattaaaataattaattttaataggtGCAAGGTATATGAAATCAATCCATTTTCtttcacaaaatattttataaaaaaatgtcgCGTGCATTGACTCTGTAAGCGTACGATTTCCAACGTGACATTCAGTACGTTTATATATGGTCCAGCTGACcttttcaattttcaatattACATAATAGGACAATGAAACAGGTGTTTTTTTTGGGGGGAGAATTGAAAGTTTCATTTCTCAACATATGCCCCTAACAAATAATAGTTGGTACAAATGTGCTTCAACTTTCAATTGAAAACAATTCATTcaattcaactttttttttttttttttttttttttttttttttttttgaatataagAGTTATaacattattgttattgtttataattcaattattgttttattgtcaaatttagaaattgtctagatctgatcttaaacttttatattttttttttcatcttttgggtttttttaatgaaatgacactaagttgttttctaaaaaaaaaagcattatTGAATAATGACTTTTTGAAATCGTGGCTttcaatttctaaaaaaatattttagttttaaatatatatatatattcattgatacatattaaaatcaattaaaaaaaactcataaataGAAAGTGTAGATCAATTTCTCTTTACCATATAAAAAAGTACATGACATATAATTATAAACTCTAATGTGCACAAATTCATGTTTAAATTATAACTTTGTCTTAGTTATTAAATTGatcatatttcaataaaatcaaaagattttataaatataatcagAAAATAATAAGTGTTTAACTATCTAATCTTTTACCTTTAACTCTACTAATTACACTTGTATAGTAAAGTTAGAATAGttgaataattgaattaaaattttaacacaaTTAAAATTCCATATTTTAATGATTCATATTATTTAGTAGATGATCCAACACACGAAAGAAGCGGTATAATCCTCTAACCTAATAAAAGTtgttaaacaaaatttttaagtaaaatagttagagttatataaaatatcatataaaaaatgaaggggaatttgacgaaatgaccttacaaaccgggttatttgacctggtggaaatttataattttttttgcgtTCGTGgtgctctatttttttttatacgattttgcccttgtcgcgaaacgctaagtcacttagcgtttcgcgaagtggattaggggtttgtataaatacccaaataatttcatttccctaaatttttttctctctcttctccaatTCTCTCCTTCACTCACGGTGGCCGGCGACGACGACGTCTCCGTTTCCTCCAATATCCATACAAATCTATACCGATCAGAGCTCTTCTaacctaactaattcatttatgtttatctattCCCGAtttctaaccctaaatctattttgcatgcaggtttctTATACTAGGGTTTATGTGAGTTCTCCGATTCTAACTATTTGAAGGTCGTCGAGGTAGATCTTCATTCTAACAGTTATGTtcttgtttacattttcttcatttcaaaaacctTTTCATATTTCCTTTATGTCCATCATTTTCTCCGTTTTGTTGATTCTTatatggttcatattggttcatgtttgagcatttcgttaggttattatttgttattcgttcatatttgcagaaaatctctGTCTGATAAGAGCGTTTGTGTTTCCGTTTCAGatctgcttaccgtttcgctacggacttaccgtttcgctacggacttaccgtttcgctaagtagtaCCTCGCGATTTGCTAAGtatcaagattttttgttatttatagttaatcatgaacttcatttgacaaggtatttacatcacttcatggttatgaagagaacctgtgttaacaaaacaaaccttctaattttacattggaaacatttagattcttcagaaaatgcctttgaagaatctatcattgacctccagataagcaaagattggctgactttgatttcgttagtcgttaagctaaagaaataaatttcaaacaattttctcttatctggagttcaacgatcgcttcttcaaagactttttctgaagaatctaaatgtttccatgtaaaattatagggtttgttttgctaaaacatgttcttttcaaaaccatgactttgttgttgataccttgtcaaacgagatagattacctatgaaaccaataaaaaaatttgtactTGACGATTTGCTAAGTACTACGAGCTCCAGCTAGgagaatggtttgaattcgatttcgttattaaaatatagtagcgaaaacgtattcaaaccatcttctcttagctggagctcgttgacctctcgtttcgctaagtccctcccgattcgctaagtccctctcgattcgctaagtgcctcccgtttcgctaagtccctcccgattcgctaagtccctcccgactCGCTAAGTCcttcccgattcgctaagtgcctcccgactcGCTACGGAAGTTGAAGAGACGCGCGTACTCACACGCGCTAgaccttatatattcaaaaatttcagaacatttcatttcaaccgcCCGACTCTCTCTCTAACCCATTTTCTCTTCACTGAATCTTGTCAAGCCCGATCATTTCTACTTTCTTCTCGTTCGTCATTAAGGTttgttcattatcattttctgcttttttgttcattggtggtttttgcatgttagtgtaatgttaagtgtttctgTTCAGTATATATTTTTTGCCAGTAGGGTTTCTGTTCAGTATATTTTTGTTGCCATTAgggtttcgctaggtaccttccgattcggtaagtacctagcgattcgctaaatacctagttgtggccgatcattttctggttttttgtttatggattttggtctttgcatgttaagtttaagtgtttgtttcagattttttgtttagggtttttgcatgttaagtttattgtttgtttctgaTTAGTTTCGTATTGTTTCCGATTCGGTAATGCTGTCTTATGTTCAGTTAACGGTTTCGCTCGGTAcctctcgattcgctaagtgcctcccgattcgctaagtgcctagcgattcgctaagtaactcccgattcgctaagtacttagcgaatcgggaggcacttagcgaatcgctaggtacctcccgattcgctaagttctTACGTTGTATGTGTTTGTTCTAACATTTTCGATGATGTtgtttccttttgtagatggcagaaacaactgttactgagtttcccggtcggatttcgtggaaatgtgccctcaccctgaagaagattgtgaataagttcgaggaaatggatcttctagagagtgtgtacaatacccagttcagatcattattcacagcccccctcttgcagttctcaggaagtATTGTACATCAAATGTTGTTGAGGAGGttaagctcaaactccaaggagataactttcatggtgaatgggcaaaagcttgtatttggtatgaaggagtatgcgttGGTTACCGGCCTATGTTTCGGCGTTTATCCTGAGTTGGACCAAGAAAAATTGCGCcgttgtccacctctctcggttaaatactttaaagggagcatgagtgtgaaaatgtgcgACTTCGAGAAGGCTTTTTTCaaatgcaaagacaaggaagatgcattcaagatggggctggtatgcctgatttgcaagtacctattcacatttgacccaaaaagagttatatttccaaaaatactcaacatggtggaagacaaggacactttcctccaatatccatgggggaaggtcacctttagagccaccctcaagggtttaaacaagaacatgaaacatctcTGTACCTCATTTTTTGACAAGAAGGAGAAGGCTGAAGaaccttatgctccttttgcatatAACATCTATGGGTTCGCATTGGCACTTCAAGTGTGGACGTATGAGGTCATCTATGGGTTCGCATTGGCACTTCAGATTAATGACCCTCTACGCCCAATGTTGTTACTCTATCATTCCAATAGGAAAAACACATCGATGGAGGTAAAGACTGCCCTAGAGACCACGgatgtgactgagatggaagagtcctccatggagaagaggttatacagtggtgatgTATTTGAGCAAATCGACGAGACAgctgatgatttttttgagggatttactgatgggaaggtaataaaagatgattttgatgaagatgatgaaagtgAACATGAAGAAGTTACT from Impatiens glandulifera chromosome 9, dImpGla2.1, whole genome shotgun sequence includes the following:
- the LOC124916365 gene encoding TIR-only protein-like produces the protein MQRSAVIACRKILRPTLPTPVVHHHADIFLNHRGVDTKKGVVGLLYNHFSLLGLRPFLDNKNMKPGDNLFEKIEFAIRKCKLGIAVFSPTYCHSYFCLHELSMIMECNKRVLPIFCDIKPSELRVHEDNVVNWRCSSKDLRRFRCAIEQAKNTVGLTFNSTDGNWSEFLNNASNAVMKNLVEIDGGEEIIMRSIGQHKHIIDF